The segment TAGAAAGCGTGATATCCTTGCCACTTGTATTGCCGCCTTCAGTGCTTGGATTTTATATCTTGATACTCTTATCGCCATACTCATTTTTGGGTGAATTTATGGAAAAATATTTTGATATTAGGCTTGTTTTTAATTTCAGCGGTCTTGTGATTGCTAGTTGTATTTACTCATTGCCCTTTATGTTTTCGCCGATTTTATCAGGTTTTAAATCCCTGCCAAATTCGCTTATAGAAGCTAGTTATAGCCTTGGCAAAGGCAAGCTTACTACCTTGTTTCGTGTCGCTATGCCAAATATTAAGCCATCGCTTTTGAGCGCTATTATCATTAGTTTTGCTCACACTTTGGGCGAATTTGGAGTGATTTTGATGATAGGCGGAAGCATAGAAGGCAAGACTAAGGTCGCTAGTATCGCTATTTATGAGGCTGTTGAGATATTGGATTATAAACTTGCACATATATATTCAGCGATTATGCTTATAATTAGCTTTAGTGTTTTGTTTTTAGTCTATTTCATAAACCAAAAAATAGAGAAAAAATAGTATAATACCTAAATTTATTTTAGGGGATTTTGATGAAAAATATATTTTTTTGCCTTATAATTAGCTTGGTATTTTTAGGTTGTAGTAGCCCTGTTTTTACTAGTTATCTCTCAACTTCTAATCCGATTTTTATCACTGAAAATATAAAAGGCAAGAGCTTTAGTATATCTTCACAAAATTTCAGCGAAAACTTTAAAAATAATCTAAGCTCTGCCCTAATCCAAAATGGCTATAAAAAAGCTACCAAAAATCCAGATATCGCAATCAAAATTACGCTAAATTACCTACGCCAAAATAGCGATATTAAGAATAATAATTTTATGGAATTTGGCTTTGGTAGTGGCGGATTTAGGCATGTTGGCTTTGGTAGCGGCTTTGGTGGTGGATACGAAAATGAGTATTTTTACGATGCTCAAGCCTCGCTTTTAATCGCTCTTAAAGATAGCAATAATTATCAAACGAATTTAAATCTACAAAGCCAAAAATCTAGCTTTGAGTACTCTCAAACTCAAGCTATAGATAGCTTTGAGCTTAAAATAATATCTAAAATTATTGAAATTTTAAATGGATTTTAGCCCGAATTTAGCCACAAAAGTTGATTAAAATAGTATATTTTTAACCATCAAAATAAACATAATTATATATAGGCCAAGCGCCAATCTTTTTTGAATATTTTTATCAACTTTATGGCCAAATTTTACACCAAAATATACTCCAATTATAGACCCAATCCCAATTGTAAATCCGCTTTTATAATCCACAAGTCCAGCATTTGCTAAGCTTATAAGCCCAGAAAATGAGCTAAATATGACAAAAAATAGCCCAATTGATATAGCTTTTTTGATATCCATTTTTAAAAATCCCACAAATATCGGTGTTAAAAATAGCGCCCCGCCAATCCCAGCCGATATCGCCACAGCACCTACTAAAACCCCCACACCAAACATTATAAATTTAGATATATCTTTTGGATTTTCATTTACCACATCAGCTTGAAAAAACTTAATTATAGCCACAAAAAGTATAAAAAGCACCGCTAATTTAAGCACAATACCAGGCATATTTAAAACGATAAATCCGCTAAAACTAGCCCCCAAAAGCCCACCAATGCCAACTACAATCCCATCATTTAAAACCAATTTTTTATTTTTATAATTTATATAACTACCAAACACCGCCCCCATAAACATCTGAAGCACACTAATACCAATTGCACTCTTAATATCAAAACCCAAATTTAGCAGTATCGGAACCAAAATCGTCCCCCCGCCAATCCCAAAAAATCCGCTAATAAACCCCACACCAACCCCGATAGCGACAAATAACGCAATCAACAAATAGATAGTATCGCCAGATAAGATCATATCAACCATTTTTACACCTTAAATTTAATGCCAAATTATAGTAATCCTAAGATAAAATCTAGCTTTGAAATAGTAATTTTTAAGATTGATAAAGAAAATTTTTTGTATAATATTTCTTTAAAAAAACTTTTTGGAGCTAATATGCTTTTACTCTGTGATCCAACCATATATTTTAGAGAAATTTTACGCCAATATCCAAAATCTTATCTAGCTGAAGATGAGACTCAATCAATCATCGGAATTGATTGTGAGTATATCAGCGGAGATGACTTTGGCAAATTAAACGATAGAATAAAAAACGGCCAAAAAATCTCAAATTTTGCCGGGCTTTTTGGCGTTTTAAGCTATGAAGCAGTATATAAATTCGAAAAAATTGGTGAGCTTAAACCCGCATTATATGAGTTTCCATTATATCATTATAGCGACGCTAAAGCCTATCTTCACTATGACAAACAGAGTAAAATTTATAGCTTTTATGGTGATAGCAACTACTTTAATAATCTTAAAGATATTAAGCCACTTAAATCAGATAAAAGCTATTTTTACACCATCAAAAGCGACTTAAATAGCCAAAAAGCCGACTATTTAAAGATGATTGAAACGGCTAAAAATTATATAAAAAATGGTGATATTTTCCAAGTAGTCTTATCCAAAACTTTAGAGCTTCAAAGCGATTTTGATCCACTTGAATTTTATGAAATTTTAAAATCACAAAATCCTAGCCCATATATGTTTTACTATCCAAGTGAATTTGGCACCATCGTAGGTAGTAGCCCAGAGCTAGTAGTAGAGATCAAAAAGGGCATTATCCACACAAGCCCAATTGCCGGAACCAAAAAGCGTGGGAGAGATGCTAATGAAGATGAAATTATAAAAAATGAGCTTTTAAATGATGAAAAAGAGCTTAGTGAGCATAGAATGCTAATTGATTTAGCTAGAAATGATATAGGCAAATTCGCACTTCCAAGTAGCGTAAAAGTGATAAATCCTATACATATTAAGTTTTATGAAAGTGTAATGCATATCGTAAGTGATATATACGCAGAGCTTAGAGACTCATCATCAGCGATGGATGCGATAGCTACGATATTTCCTGCTGGCACACTTAGCGGTAGCCCAAAGATAAGAGCGATGCAAATTATAAATGAGCTTGAAGAGCATAGTCGTGGAATTTATGGTGGTGGGATTGGATTTTGGCATTTTAATGGCGATATGCAAATGGCGATTTTGATTCGTTCAGCTATATTTGTGCCAAATTCAGATTCAAATCGTGTATTTATCGGCGCTGGTGCTGGTATCGTATGGGATAGCATAGCCCAAAATGAGTATGAAGAGATCTGCAACAAACGCAAAAGCTGTCTAAAAATCTTCGAGCAATACGCAACCAAAAGGGATAAATAATGATTTTAATGATTGATAATTATGATAGTTTTGTCTATAATATCTATCAATATATCTTAGATACAACTAATGAGTCTATAAAATGCGTTAGAAATGATGAGATCACAATTGATGAGATCAAAGCCTTAAATCCATCTAAAATTATCCTAAGCCCAGGGCCAAAGCACCCCAAAGATAGTGGCGTTTGCTTAGATATTTTAAGGGCGAATTTAGGCATTCCTATACTTGGAATTTGCCTTGGGCATCAAGCTATCGGGCTAGTTTATGGTGCTGATATCAAGGTACTTGACACCCCAGTACACGGCAAAATATCCCAAATTCATATCCAACAAAATAGCCTTATATTTAATGGCTTACCAACTGAATTTAGCGTGATGAGATACCACTCTTTATATGTAGATAATCTACCGCCAAACTTGCAAGCCACAGCTTATAGCAGCGATGGGGTTTTGATGGCGTTAGAAGATAGTAAAAATCAAATTTTTGGGATACAATTTCACCCTGAAAGCTTCTTTAGTCAATATGGCAAACAGATAATAGCAAACTTCGTCTCGCTAAATAAAAAAGATAATGAAGAGCCTAAAAAAGCCAATTTCGCACCATTTCTTACCAAGCTCCAAAAGGGCTTTGCCCTTGATAGCAAGGATTATGAGATAATATGCAAAGAGATTTATAAGAAAAATTATGATGAAGTCCAGCTTGGGGCTTTACTAGTTTTAATAAGCGAAAAATCCCTATATCCAGATAGCTTAGCAGCACTTGTAAAAAATATACTAAAATACTCAACTACATATAGTGATAACTCCAAAATGATGGATATAGTAGGCACAGGTGGCGATGGCCTAAAAACGATAAATATCTCCACAACAACAGCCTTCATACTAGCATCTTTGGGTGTCAAAGTAGCCAAACACGGCAACAAAGCCATAACCTCCAAAAGCGGTAGTAGCGATGTTTTAGGTCAAATAGGTATAAATCTAGATAGCGATATCGAGCATTTGAAATTTAAACTCAATAACCAAAATTTAGCCTTTTTTCATGCTCCATATTTTCACCCTATTACAGCTAGTGTGCGTGATGTGAGATTAAGGCTTGGTGTGGGAACGGTCTTTAATATCCTTGGCCCACTTCTAAATCCAAATTTAAGCCTTAGCAATCAAGTAGTAGGCAACTACCTTGAAGAAGTTAATGAGTTAATCGCAGCTACTTTACTAAATTTAGGTCGCAAACACGCTATTGTAGTCCATGGAATGGACTCTATGGATGAGATAACCCTTTGCGATGAGACTCTAATCCACGAAGTCAAAGATGGCAAAATACTAGAATATAAGATCACGCCAGAGCAATTTGGCTTTAAAAGGGCATTCCACTCTGATATTGCCGGTGGCGATGCTAGTTACAATGCCGAAATTTTAAAAGCCACGCTAAAAGGCGAGCTTAGTGGGCCAAAATTTGATATAGTGCTTTTAAATGCGATGTTTGCTCTATATACAGCAGATGGCGCCAACTCTCCACTAGAAGCTAAGGATATAATCTTAAATGCGATTAAATCTGGCAAGGTTTGGGAGTTTTATCAAAGCTATGTGGAGAGTTTTGAGTAGATTTAGAAAATTCAGTGAGTTTATAACTATATCAAAATTTGCTGAATTTTATAAATTTAGAATTCAAATTTTATAATTTATTCAATTTTATAAATTTAAAAATTTCTTTTGCGATAGCATAGCTAACATTTACTGTCACAGCATTACCAAATTGTTTATACGCTTGACAATCAGATACAACTTGCTTCCAGTCATCTGGAAAACCCTGTAGTTTCCTACACTCATTTGGCGTTAATTTTCTTATATTGGTTCTGGTTTCATCGTTATTTGCTACAAAATTTTTTTCATCTGTCACATAGTTATCTTGACTAGCTCGATGCATTTTTGCCATTGTAGCAGTCAAAGTTTTTGAGATAGGCAAATCTATTGTAGGTTTTGCCATATAACCCTTTGTGCCATATCCTAATATAGTATTTATAATTTTTTTTGATAAAAAATACTTAGCTTCTACTTTTTCATCTAATAAATCTTGAGTTGTTATTTCTAATTTTTGTTTTTTAGGAAATTTAAATTTTGTTTTTTTAAAGTATTTTTTTGAAAATGCCACTATGAAACATCGATTTCTGCGTTGTGGTATCCCAAAATCAGCACTATTTAACACTTCATAATATATATAAAATCCAAGTTTATCTAACTCTAATAAGATTTTATCAAAAGTTTTTCCTTTATCGTGATTTATTATATTTTTTACATTTTCTAAAACAACAACTTTTGTGTTATGTTTTTCTATAATTTTTTGAATTTCAAAAAATAGAGTTCCTCTCTGTGTGTCACTAAAGCCTTCTAGTTTTCCAAGAGTACTAAAAGGTTGACAAGGGAAACCGGCTAATAAAATTTCGTGTTTTGGAATTTCATCTTGTAATTCTCTTATATCTCCATAAATTATCTCTTTACCAACATTTTCTTGATATGTTAAACAAGCAAATTTATCAAAGTCATTAGCCCAAATCAAATTAAATCCAGCGTATTTAAAACCCAAATCCAATCCACCAATACCAGCAAAAAGGCTAATAGTGTCAAATTCGATATTTATTGGTTTAATTCTTTGCATATTTATGAATTCGCTTTTATTAGTTCTTTTATAATTTGCATTAAAACATCTACAACAATTGAATTTCCACTTTGTTTATAACTTTGTGCATTAGAAACAGTTTGTTTAAAATCATCACAAAACCCCATAAGCCTTAAACTTTCTCTTGGTTGCAAAGCCCTAATTTTTCCGTTTGTTGTCACATAATTATTGACACTAGCCCTATGCGTATTGCCTTGCGTACTAAGAATCGCTCGTGCTATTTTTAAATCAATTTTTACATCTTCATGATAAAAATTTTTTGTTCCAGGAGACATTACATAAGTAACAAGTTTATCTGAAAGATATTTATCTACTATTTCTCCACCATTTTTTAGTTTAATGTTACCAAATTTATCATATGTCATATTTCCATTAGCACAATTATCAAGCAAAAAATCTTGCATAGTATACTTAAGTAAAACTTCTTGTGGAAAATTAAATTTTTTGTAAACTTCTTCATCTTTAAAACCAACAACAAAAAGTCGTCTTCTACCTTGTGGAATTCCATAATTACGACTATCTAAAATTTTCCATTTTACAAAATAGTGAAGTTGAGAAAATGTATTTTGCATTATTTGCCAAGTTTTGCCTTTATCATGTGTCAAAACCCCATAAACATTTTCGTAAATAAAAAATTTAGGCTCTATTTCTTTTATCAATCTAACATAATCATAAAATAATGTTCCTCTTGTATCCTCAAGCCCACCTCTAGCTCCAGCAATTGAAAAACTCTGGCAAGGACTTCCACCAACAAATAAGTCAACTTTATTTTTAAAATCATTTCCATCTAACAATCTAACATCATAAAAAAATTTATCATCTGAAATTTTATAATTATTTTTATATGTAATTTCTACAAAATTTTTCTTTTTTGATTTTGTTTTATATAAATTTTTTACATATTTATTTTTATTATTTATGGAATTCATATTTTTTATGTTTTGTAATTCAATATCATAATTTATATTAATGTCAATATTACCATTATCACAAGCAAATATAATTTCATGCTCTAAATTTAGTCGCCTAAAAGCATATTCAATAGCACCGATTCCGCTAAAAGTTGTAGCTAATCTCAAATTGTCTCACTTGATAAATCATAATTTGAATCTCGCCTTAATAGTTCTAATTTTTTAAATTTCTCATAATGTCTAGTCATAAATTCCATTCTTTTATCTGTCAAAATTGACTTAAAAATAGGCTGATTAAGAAGTAGTTTGCTTTTTAAAATTTCATCATCAAGTAAAAATGAAAAACATAAATTTTTATTTTCATCAACAGAAATTAAATGTTTATCAAATAAAGCATCAGCATTAGCACAAAGTAAAATTCCATTATTTATATCAAATTTTTCATTTTCGTTTGCCTCGGCATAACTTACTATATGTGAAGCTCTAAAAAGAGTTCCAACTTTTGTATAATCTGCACTTATCCAAGTAAAAGGACAAATTATTTCATTATCTTTTTGCAAGCAAGCCATAATTTCATCGGTCAACATTTTTCGCCATTTTGGTTGAAATTTTCTAGTTATCATTTCATCTGAATTAATATTTTCTTGTTGCTTTGCATTTTGTATGATTTTTTGCATTTGCTTTTGTTGATAATTCTCATAAGTTTCATTAGTCATATCAAGAAGTGTAAAAAATCTAGGATTTTTCTTTAAGATAATAAAAATTTTACCTTTTTGATCTAGTTTTTCTTCGCATAATAAACAAAATAAATCGCCTTTAAAAATATTTGCCCTTAATTGATGAAAATCCTCATCATTTCTTGCACCAATTCCATGAACTCTAACAGAGAGATTTATAGCAGTAAAATCATTATTGCTTAATTGTATATCTTTGATTTTTCTATAACTATTATAATTTTTATTTAATTTATCAAAAATTCTTTTTGTAAATTCTAACTTAAAATATTTTATATTTTCATTAACTAAATAAACATCTTTGAAATCATTTAATAAATAATTATTATCTCTTGGATTTTTCAAATTTAATGTTTCATAAAACTTTAAACTTAAACCTATATTGCTTTGATGAGCCGTTTCAAAAGGAGCATTTCTTTTATTTTCTAATTCGTACATTTCATCAATACTAAGATAATAAAGTAAATTTCTTTCTAAAGAATTTTGTTTAGTTGCTTTAGCAAAAGTTGGAATATCTGAGTGATTTATAATTTTATAAAAAAGATAAAATTTGCTATAACTATTTTCTTTAATATACTTTGTCATTATAGGAGATACATCATCTAAAAAATCTAAAATTTTATATTTATCCTCTATAAATTCGTTAGTATATATTTTACTCATAATTCTAGCCCTTTTAAATGGGCAAATTATACATAAATAAAATAAAATTAATATAAATTGTAATATAGACCTATTATTAACTAAGTTATTTTTGCGTGTTGATTTGCTTCAACAAACAATTTAAATTGTTTCTTTACTATAATTTCGCACTATTTACAAATTTTAATACCAAAAATTAAAAACAAATTTGAGCAAATTCAAAGTTAAAATTTAATATAATCTGTTTCTTGAAATTTGGAGATTTAATGAAAGAAAAAAAAGAGTATCTAAGTGAGCAATTAATCAGCTATCTAGGCAATAAACGCTCACTCCTATCAAATATCACTAAAGTGATAACTGATATCAAAAATGATCTTGCCAAAAGCAAGATATCATTTGCTGATGTTTTTAGTGGTAGCGGCATAGTCGCAAGAGCTGCTAAATCTCATTCTAGCGTAATCTTTGCCAATGATTTAGAGAGATACTCATACATTATAAACTCATGTTATCTATCAAATTACAATCCAAATTTGATAGATAATCTATCTAAATATTTTACTCAAATTCAAAATAATTTCACCCCAAAAGAGAGCTTTATAAGCGAACTTTATGCCCCAAAAAATGATGAAAATATCCAAAAAAATGAAAGAGTTTTTTACTCTAGGCAAAATGCGTTAATTTTAGGCGGTTTAAGAGATGAAATATCTAAAATTCCAACTGAATTTCAAAAATATTTTATCGCCCCGCTGCTTAGTCAGGCTTCCATCCACTCCAATACCGGTGGGGTTTTTAAAGGATTTTATAAAGACAAAGATGGCGTTGGTAAATTTGGCGGACAGGGCGAAAATGCATTGAGGCGAATTCTGGGTAAAATAGAGCTAAAAATGCCGATTTTTTCAAATTTTCAAAGTGAATTTGAAGTTTTCCAAAATGACGCTTTGGAATTTGCCAAATCCATATCAAAAGTCGATATAGCCTATTTTGACCCACCTTATAATCAACATCCTTATGGGTCAAACTACTTTATGTTAAATTTAATTAGCAATTTTAAAGCTCCAAATATAGAACAAATCAGCAAAGTTAGCGGCATACCAAACGACTGGAACCGCTCAAAATATAATAAAAAAGCAAAAGCAAGCGATGAATTTTTCAACCTTTTAAGCGAATTTAAAGCCAAATATCTAATCATCTCATTTAGCTCAGATGGCTTTATCAGTATGAATGAATTTTTGATAAATTTAGCAAAAATTGGCGAGGTTGATAAGGTAGAGATCAAATACCCAACTTACAGAGCTAGTAGAAATTTAAACTCAAGAGATTTATATGTGACAGAGTATCTTTATATCATCAAAAAGGATATGAGATGAAGCCATTAATCAAAATTTGCGGTATCAAAAATTTAAACGAAGCCAAAAGTGTATGCGAGTGCGAATTTGACGCTCAAAGGGTGGATTTCATCGGTGTGATTTTTGCTCAGAGTAAAAGGCAAGTTAGCTTAGAAATGGCTAAAAATATTGCTGATTTGGCTCATAAATTTGGTATAAAAGTTGTTGGAGTATTTGCTGGGATTGAGTTTGATAAGATAGCCAAGATAGTGAATTTAGCGAATTTAGACGCTGCTCAAATCTATGAAAAAGTAGATGATAAAACCAAATTTGGTTGCGAAGTTTGGCAAGTTTTTAGCGTGGATGAATCATTACCAGAGCTTAATGGGAGTTATGATAAAATATTATTTGATACAAAAGGTGAAAAAAAGGGTGGAAATGGGGTTAAATTTAATTGGGAT is part of the Campylobacter lanienae NCTC 13004 genome and harbors:
- the modB gene encoding molybdate ABC transporter permease subunit, producing the protein MIDWTPLLLSFKLAIISTIILFIISIFFAYIVARCEFRFKPVLESVISLPLVLPPSVLGFYILILLSPYSFLGEFMEKYFDIRLVFNFSGLVIASCIYSLPFMFSPILSGFKSLPNSLIEASYSLGKGKLTTLFRVAMPNIKPSLLSAIIISFAHTLGEFGVILMIGGSIEGKTKVASIAIYEAVEILDYKLAHIYSAIMLIISFSVLFLVYFINQKIEKK
- a CDS encoding sulfite exporter TauE/SafE family protein; the encoded protein is MVDMILSGDTIYLLIALFVAIGVGVGFISGFFGIGGGTILVPILLNLGFDIKSAIGISVLQMFMGAVFGSYINYKNKKLVLNDGIVVGIGGLLGASFSGFIVLNMPGIVLKLAVLFILFVAIIKFFQADVVNENPKDISKFIMFGVGVLVGAVAISAGIGGALFLTPIFVGFLKMDIKKAISIGLFFVIFSSFSGLISLANAGLVDYKSGFTIGIGSIIGVYFGVKFGHKVDKNIQKRLALGLYIIMFILMVKNILF
- a CDS encoding anthranilate synthase component I family protein; translated protein: MLLLCDPTIYFREILRQYPKSYLAEDETQSIIGIDCEYISGDDFGKLNDRIKNGQKISNFAGLFGVLSYEAVYKFEKIGELKPALYEFPLYHYSDAKAYLHYDKQSKIYSFYGDSNYFNNLKDIKPLKSDKSYFYTIKSDLNSQKADYLKMIETAKNYIKNGDIFQVVLSKTLELQSDFDPLEFYEILKSQNPSPYMFYYPSEFGTIVGSSPELVVEIKKGIIHTSPIAGTKKRGRDANEDEIIKNELLNDEKELSEHRMLIDLARNDIGKFALPSSVKVINPIHIKFYESVMHIVSDIYAELRDSSSAMDAIATIFPAGTLSGSPKIRAMQIINELEEHSRGIYGGGIGFWHFNGDMQMAILIRSAIFVPNSDSNRVFIGAGAGIVWDSIAQNEYEEICNKRKSCLKIFEQYATKRDK
- the trpD gene encoding anthranilate phosphoribosyltransferase, translated to MILMIDNYDSFVYNIYQYILDTTNESIKCVRNDEITIDEIKALNPSKIILSPGPKHPKDSGVCLDILRANLGIPILGICLGHQAIGLVYGADIKVLDTPVHGKISQIHIQQNSLIFNGLPTEFSVMRYHSLYVDNLPPNLQATAYSSDGVLMALEDSKNQIFGIQFHPESFFSQYGKQIIANFVSLNKKDNEEPKKANFAPFLTKLQKGFALDSKDYEIICKEIYKKNYDEVQLGALLVLISEKSLYPDSLAALVKNILKYSTTYSDNSKMMDIVGTGGDGLKTINISTTTAFILASLGVKVAKHGNKAITSKSGSSDVLGQIGINLDSDIEHLKFKLNNQNLAFFHAPYFHPITASVRDVRLRLGVGTVFNILGPLLNPNLSLSNQVVGNYLEEVNELIAATLLNLGRKHAIVVHGMDSMDEITLCDETLIHEVKDGKILEYKITPEQFGFKRAFHSDIAGGDASYNAEILKATLKGELSGPKFDIVLLNAMFALYTADGANSPLEAKDIILNAIKSGKVWEFYQSYVESFE
- a CDS encoding DNA cytosine methyltransferase, with translation MQRIKPINIEFDTISLFAGIGGLDLGFKYAGFNLIWANDFDKFACLTYQENVGKEIIYGDIRELQDEIPKHEILLAGFPCQPFSTLGKLEGFSDTQRGTLFFEIQKIIEKHNTKVVVLENVKNIINHDKGKTFDKILLELDKLGFYIYYEVLNSADFGIPQRRNRCFIVAFSKKYFKKTKFKFPKKQKLEITTQDLLDEKVEAKYFLSKKIINTILGYGTKGYMAKPTIDLPISKTLTATMAKMHRASQDNYVTDEKNFVANNDETRTNIRKLTPNECRKLQGFPDDWKQVVSDCQAYKQFGNAVTVNVSYAIAKEIFKFIKLNKL
- a CDS encoding DNA cytosine methyltransferase — protein: MRLATTFSGIGAIEYAFRRLNLEHEIIFACDNGNIDININYDIELQNIKNMNSINNKNKYVKNLYKTKSKKKNFVEITYKNNYKISDDKFFYDVRLLDGNDFKNKVDLFVGGSPCQSFSIAGARGGLEDTRGTLFYDYVRLIKEIEPKFFIYENVYGVLTHDKGKTWQIMQNTFSQLHYFVKWKILDSRNYGIPQGRRRLFVVGFKDEEVYKKFNFPQEVLLKYTMQDFLLDNCANGNMTYDKFGNIKLKNGGEIVDKYLSDKLVTYVMSPGTKNFYHEDVKIDLKIARAILSTQGNTHRASVNNYVTTNGKIRALQPRESLRLMGFCDDFKQTVSNAQSYKQSGNSIVVDVLMQIIKELIKANS
- a CDS encoding HNH endonuclease signature motif containing protein translates to MSKIYTNEFIEDKYKILDFLDDVSPIMTKYIKENSYSKFYLFYKIINHSDIPTFAKATKQNSLERNLLYYLSIDEMYELENKRNAPFETAHQSNIGLSLKFYETLNLKNPRDNNYLLNDFKDVYLVNENIKYFKLEFTKRIFDKLNKNYNSYRKIKDIQLSNNDFTAINLSVRVHGIGARNDEDFHQLRANIFKGDLFCLLCEEKLDQKGKIFIILKKNPRFFTLLDMTNETYENYQQKQMQKIIQNAKQQENINSDEMITRKFQPKWRKMLTDEIMACLQKDNEIICPFTWISADYTKVGTLFRASHIVSYAEANENEKFDINNGILLCANADALFDKHLISVDENKNLCFSFLLDDEILKSKLLLNQPIFKSILTDKRMEFMTRHYEKFKKLELLRRDSNYDLSSETI
- a CDS encoding DNA adenine methylase gives rise to the protein MKEKKEYLSEQLISYLGNKRSLLSNITKVITDIKNDLAKSKISFADVFSGSGIVARAAKSHSSVIFANDLERYSYIINSCYLSNYNPNLIDNLSKYFTQIQNNFTPKESFISELYAPKNDENIQKNERVFYSRQNALILGGLRDEISKIPTEFQKYFIAPLLSQASIHSNTGGVFKGFYKDKDGVGKFGGQGENALRRILGKIELKMPIFSNFQSEFEVFQNDALEFAKSISKVDIAYFDPPYNQHPYGSNYFMLNLISNFKAPNIEQISKVSGIPNDWNRSKYNKKAKASDEFFNLLSEFKAKYLIISFSSDGFISMNEFLINLAKIGEVDKVEIKYPTYRASRNLNSRDLYVTEYLYIIKKDMR
- a CDS encoding phosphoribosylanthranilate isomerase; translated protein: MKPLIKICGIKNLNEAKSVCECEFDAQRVDFIGVIFAQSKRQVSLEMAKNIADLAHKFGIKVVGVFAGIEFDKIAKIVNLANLDAAQIYEKVDDKTKFGCEVWQVFSVDESLPELNGSYDKILFDTKGEKKGGNGVKFNWDLLKNLDIKFGLAGGIGVENLKEAMKLKPNLIDINSKIEDEFGFKDSKKIYKILKIVNLGDLR